In a single window of the Labeo rohita strain BAU-BD-2019 chromosome 23, IGBB_LRoh.1.0, whole genome shotgun sequence genome:
- the LOC127154562 gene encoding 2-epi-5-epi-valiolone synthase: protein MSHASKISDGVCDQVTEFRLVHADCTWSRQTADCEHFEGRLSDAKIYESSSEDGVTWTVVSPIVFTYRVIQCERLLDASNDTLLFGHISNPTELQALKNNSKVMKRFIVIDETVNDLYGSQVAAYFKARGVTYKILPLPTTEENKSMTLVTRILEEVHKFGIDRRTEPIIAIGGGVCLDITGLAASLYRRRTPYIRVPTSLLAYIDASVGAKTGVNFANCKNKLGSYIPPVAAFLDKSFLGTLPRRHISNGMAEMLKMALMKHRGLFELLEKEGRLLLDSSFQPLKRIPENVHSDPASVSTRLAIETMLEELAPNLWEDDLDRLVDFGHIISPELEMKILPALLHGEAVNIDMAFMVYVARERGFLTEEEKRRIIVCMQSLDLPVWHSDCTLDLVLKSLTERLKHSRGFLRMPLPTALGKARIFNDTEESTVCQAFKKWCDEQCETTMKPE from the exons ATGTCTCACGCTTCAAAAATCAGTGACGGAGTCTGTGATCAAGTGACTGAGTTCAGATTGGTCCATGCAGACTGTACGTGGAGCAGACAGACGGCAGACTGTGAGCACTTTGAAGGACGGCTGTCAGACGCCAAGAT TTATGAGTCTTCATCAGAAGATGGAGTCACATGGACAGTGGTCAGTCCTATCGTCTTTACCTATCGCGTCATTCAGTGTGAGAGGCTTCTGGATGCAAGCAATGACACCTTACTCTTCGGCCATATCTCCAACCCTACAGAGCTCCAGGCCCTTAAGAACAACAGTAAAGTAATGAAGCGATTCATTGTGATTGACGAGACTGTTAATGATCTTTACGGCTCACAAGTGGCAGCTTATTTCAAAGCTAGGGGGGTGACATACAAGATCCTTCCCTTACCCACAACTGAGGAGAACAAGTCCATGACATTGGTGACCAGAATCTTGGAGGAGGTCCATAAATTTGGGATTGACCGCCGTACGGAGCCCATTATCGCTATCGGTGGCGGCGTGTGTCTGGATATCACGGGTCTCGCGGCATCACTGTACCGCAGACGTACTCCGTATATCCGAGTCCCTACTTCGCTGTTGGCTTACATCGACGCCAGTGTAGGTGCAAAGACTGGGGTCAATTTTGCCAACTGTAAAAATAAGCTAGGATCATACATCCCACCTGTGGCAGCGTTCCTGGACAAGAGTTTCCTCGGCACTCTGCCCCGCCGCCATATTTCTAATGGAATGGCCGAGATGCTGAAG ATGGCGCTGATGAAACACAGAGGACTCTTTGAACTTTTGGAGAAGGAGGGCAGACTTTTGTTGGACTCTAGTTTCCAACCACTGAAGAGAATCCCAGAAAATGTGCATTCGGACCCAGCGAGTGTGTCCACGAGACTGGCCATTGAAACCATGCTGGAGGAACTTGCCCCAAACCTGTGGGAGGATGATCTGGACCGGCTGGTGGACTTTGGCCATATCATCAGTCCAGAGCTTGAAATG AAAATACTTCCTGCGCTTCTGCATGGAGAGGCGGTGAACATTGACATGGCTTTCATGGTCTACGTGGCTCGTGAAAGGGGCTTTCTGACAGAAGAAGAGAAAAGACGGATCATTGTGTGTATGCAGAGTCTAGATCTTCCTGTGTGGCATTCAGACTGCACTCTGGATCTAGTACTGAAGTCCCTTACTGAACGTCTCAAACACTCCAGAGGATTTCTGAGAATGCCTCTACCCACAGCACTGGGAAAAGCaa GAATCTTCAATGACACAGAAGAGAGCACTGTGTGCCAAGCGTTCAAGAAGTGGTGTGATGAACAGTGTGAAACCACCATGAAACCAGAATAA